Below is a genomic region from Cellulomonas sp. P24.
TGGCCCGGCACCGTCCAGCCGTTCGTGCTCCCCCCGCACACCGTGCTGTCGACGGTCCGTGCCACGCTCGACCCCGCGACAGGCGTCTGGGTCGGCGCCCAGAACGCCCACTGGGCGCCCCACGGGCCGTACACCGGCGAGGTCTCGATGACCATGGTCAAGGACGCCGGGGCCGGGATCGTCGAGATCGGCCACTCCGAGCGACGCGAGCTGTTCAACGAGACCGACCGCAGCGTGAACCTCAAGATCGTCGCCGCGCTCGCCGCCGGACTGATACCGCTCCTGTGCGTCGGCGAGGGGCTGGAGACGCGGAGCCGCGGCGAGGCTCTCCGGTTCGTGCTCGCCCAGGTCGACGCCGCGTTCGCGGGCATCCCCGCCGAGGACACCCGCAAGGTCCTGGTCGCCTACGAGCCGGTCTGGGCCATCGGCGACGCCGGCATCCCCGCGAGAGCCGAGGACGTCGCCGACGTCATCTCCGCGATCAGCACCAGCCGGGACCTCCGCGGCGTCCTGTACGGCGGGAGCGTCAACCACGCCAACGCCGCCGAGCTGCTGTCCGTCCCCGCCGTCGACGGCCTCTTCGTCGGCCGCTCCGCCTGGGACGCCGACGGATTCCTCTCGCTGGTCTCCCTCGCGGCCGAGGTGCGGGGCACGAGCCCCGTGCCGCCGACGCCGCTCCACGCCCCCGTACGGTGACGACAGGAAGGTACGACGATGACCGAGGTGTTCGGACGGCCGCTCGCTGAGGTGCGGCGCAGAGTGGGATCGCTCGCCCAGGTGGCGCGCATCGACAGCCTGGTGGAGAGCGAGGGCGAGCCGCGCGGGAGCAGGCGCCTGCGACTCGTCAACGGATCGGGCATCGAGGTCGAGCTCCATCCGGACCGCGGTCTGGACATCGGGCAGGTGAGCGTCGACGGCATCCCCGTCGCCTGGCTCACCGGAGCCGGCATCGCCGCACCGGCCTTCTACAACCCCTCGGGCGCCGAGTGGCTGCGCACCTTCGGCGGCGGGTTCCTCACCACGTGCGGCCTCGACACGTTCGGACCGCCGAGCCACGACGAGGGCAAGGACTTCGGCCAGCACGGCCGCATCAGCGCCGCCCCCGCCCGCATGATCACGACGAGCACCGAGAACGGGGTCGTCGTCGTCGAGGGGATCATGCAGCAGTCCGCCCTGCACGGCGAGAACCTGACGCTCCGCAGGCGGGTGAGCTCGGCCATCGGCTCGGACACCTTCACCGTCGACGACGTCGTGACCAACGAGGGCCCGGGCGAGCAGCCCCACATGATCCTGTACCACGTCAACCTCGGCTGGCCGCTTCTCGAGGAGGGTGCGGTGCTCTCGATCCCGTCGCAGGAGATCGTGCCGCGCGACCCCGTGACCGCCGAGGGGCTCGCGACGTCGAGCACGATCACCGCCCCGACCCCCGACGCCCCCGAACGGGTCTTCCTGCACACGTTCGACGGGTCCGGTCACCGCGACGTGACGTTGGAGAACCACCGCCTGGGGATCGCGCTGGAGATGCGGTTCGACCTCGCCACGTTGCCGGTCATGTACCAGTGGAGCCTCTTCCGCGAGGGGTCCAACGTGCTCGGTCTCGAGCCCGCCAACTGCGCCGGGGTCCACGGGCGCGCACAGACGCGTGCCGACGGGAACCTGCCGATCCTGCAGCCGGGCGAGAGCGTCAGCTACCGGATCGACTTCCGTCTCCGGCGGCTCTCCGACACGCACTGAGCCGCACCGACATGTACACCGACATGTACTGAGACGCGTACACGACGACGGGGCCGGCGTGGAGAGGATCCTCTCCACGCCGGCCCCGTTCTCGTCCGGCTCCCCGCGCCTCGGCTCGCTGCGGGTGCCGATGGTCCGACGGACCCGGGCGGCCTACCGC
It encodes:
- a CDS encoding triose-phosphate isomerase encodes the protein MTVYIGTSWKMNKTLDEARTYVETLNGAPTWPGTVQPFVLPPHTVLSTVRATLDPATGVWVGAQNAHWAPHGPYTGEVSMTMVKDAGAGIVEIGHSERRELFNETDRSVNLKIVAALAAGLIPLLCVGEGLETRSRGEALRFVLAQVDAAFAGIPAEDTRKVLVAYEPVWAIGDAGIPARAEDVADVISAISTSRDLRGVLYGGSVNHANAAELLSVPAVDGLFVGRSAWDADGFLSLVSLAAEVRGTSPVPPTPLHAPVR
- a CDS encoding aldose 1-epimerase family protein, with amino-acid sequence MTEVFGRPLAEVRRRVGSLAQVARIDSLVESEGEPRGSRRLRLVNGSGIEVELHPDRGLDIGQVSVDGIPVAWLTGAGIAAPAFYNPSGAEWLRTFGGGFLTTCGLDTFGPPSHDEGKDFGQHGRISAAPARMITTSTENGVVVVEGIMQQSALHGENLTLRRRVSSAIGSDTFTVDDVVTNEGPGEQPHMILYHVNLGWPLLEEGAVLSIPSQEIVPRDPVTAEGLATSSTITAPTPDAPERVFLHTFDGSGHRDVTLENHRLGIALEMRFDLATLPVMYQWSLFREGSNVLGLEPANCAGVHGRAQTRADGNLPILQPGESVSYRIDFRLRRLSDTH